A part of Pelecanus crispus isolate bPelCri1 chromosome 22, bPelCri1.pri, whole genome shotgun sequence genomic DNA contains:
- the NCSTN gene encoding nicastrin, whose amino-acid sequence MAAAAGRAWGGRGMEAAAGSCRAPLPAWWGLLRGLLLAVLAAGSCQGNSVERKIYIPLNKTAPCVRLLNATHQIGCQSSISGDTGVIHVVEKEEDLNWVLADGPHPPYMILLDGNLFNRRVMLQLKGTSRVSGLAVAIAKPSPPQGFSPGLKCPNDGFGVYSKDYGPQFAHCNKTVWNPVGSGLSYEDFAFPIFLLEDANETQVIKQCYQDHNVPRDGSGPEYPLCAMQLFSHMHAVTSTVTCMRRSSLQSTFSINPEVVCDPLLDYNVWSTLQPINSSGKVDPEKEVIIVATRIDSHSFFWNIAPGAESAVSSFVTHLATAEALHKVSDVHLLQRNIMFTFFQGETFDYIGSSRMVYDMEKDKFPLRLDNIHSFVELNQVALRNDSILWMHTDPVSRMNESVEVQVRNLLDILSNSSVGANVTLQEAGFSQPLPPSSFQRFLRARHIPGVVLTDHKTAFRNRYYQSMYDTPENIRMQYPEGLSPEETLEYVTDTAKSLAEVATVVARALYRLAGGANNTSAIQADPKTVSRMLYGFLIKMNNSWFQSIIKPDIKGILGDVPQHYVAVSSPVNTTYLVQYVLANLTGTVVNLTREECQNPEKTPSSEKEMYEYAWVQGSLDPNSTSRAPYCVRSTVHLSKALSPAFELRQWGSTEYSTWTESRWKEIRARIFLVASKELEIITLVVGIAILIFSLLATYFINAKADVLFSIPRDPGAVAY is encoded by the exons ATGGCGGCAGCGGCCGGGAGAGCCTGGGGCGGCCGGGGGATGGAGGCCGCTGCGGGGAGCtgccgggccccgctcccggcctgGTGGGGGCTGCTCCGGGGGCTGCTTCTCGCCGTGCTGGCAGCGG gctcctGCCAGGGGAACTCTGTTGAGAGGAAGATCTACATCCCCCTGAACAAAACGGCACCGTGCGTTCGCCTCCTGAATGCCACCCACCAGATCGGCTGCCAGT CCTCCATCAGCGGAGACACAGGGGTGATCCATGTGGTCGAGAAGGAGGAGGACCTGAACTGGGTGCTGGCTGATGGCCCACACCCACCCTACATGATACTGCTAGACGGGAACCTCTTCAACAG gaGGGTAATGCTGCAGCTGAAGGGAACCTCACGAGTGTCAGGCCTTGCTGTGGCCATTGCCAAACCTAGCCCTCCTCAGGGATTCTCTCCTGGTTTGAAGTGCCCCAATGATGGGTTTG gTGTGTATTCCAAAGATTATGGCCCTCAGTTTGCACACTGCAATAAGACTGTGTGGAATCCTGTGGGGAGTGGGCTTTCGTACGAGGATTTCGCCTTCcctatttttctccttgaagaTGCCAATGAAACGCAAGTTATTAAGCAG TGTTATCAAGACCATAATGTCCCTCGTGATGGATCTGGCCCCGAGTACCCTCTCTGTGCCATGCAGCTTTTTTCCCACATGCATGCTGTCACCAGCACGGTTACCTGCATGAGACGCAGCTCCCTCCAAAGCACCTTCAGCATTAATCCAG AGGTTGTATGTGATCCTCTTCTTGATTACAATGTGTGGAGCACCTTGCAACCTATCAATTCCTCTGGAAAAGTTGATCCTGAGAAGGAAGTTATTATTGTCGCTACCCGA ATTGACAGCCATTCCTTCTTCTGGAACATTGCACCTGGGGCAGAGagtgctgtttcttcttttgtgaCCCACTTGGCCACTGCTGAAGCCCTTCATAAAGTGTCAGATGTTCATTTGCTGCAGAGGAATATAATGTTCACCTTCTTCCAAGGG gAGACCTTTGATTACATTGGCAGCTCACGAATGGTATATGATATGGAAAAAGACAAGTTTCCCCTCCGCTTGGACAACATTCATTCATTTGTGGAGTTGAATCAG gtgGCTCTAAGGAATGACTCAATTTTATGGATGCATACAGACCCCGTCTCTCGGATGAATGAATCTGTTGAAGTGCAG gtTAGAAACTTGCTAGATATTCTGAGTAATAGCAGCGTGGGAGCAAACGTGACTTTGCAGGAAGCTGGATTTTCGCAGCCTCTTCCCCCATCTTCCTTCCAGCGCTTCCTTCGGGCCCGGCACATCCCCGGAGTGGTCCTAACTGACCACAAGACTGCCTTTCGGAACAG ATACTACCAGAGCATGTATGACACTCCAGAGAACATCCGGATGCAATACCCTGAGGGGCTTAGCCCTGAGGAGACCTTGGAGTATGTCACAGACACGGCCAAG TCCCTGGCAGAAGTTGCCACAGTGGTCGCCCGTGCTCTCTACCGGCTTGCGGGGGGAGCCAACAACACCTCTGCTATTCAGGCAGATCCAAAAACG GTCTCTCGAATGCTGTATGGGTTTCTGATTAAAATGAACAATTCCTGGTTTCAGTCCATCATTAAACCAGACATAAAAGGAATTCTGG GTGATGTTCCCCAACATTATGTCGCTGTTTCCAGCCCTGTGAACACTACCTACCTTGTACAGTATGTCCTGGCCAACCTCACGGGCACTGTTGTTAACCTCACCAGGGAAGAGTGCCAGAACCCTGAAAAAACACCCAGCAGTGAGAAAGAA atgtaTGAATACGCCTGGGTGCAGGGTTCCCTGGACCCTAACTCAACATCACGAGCGCCCTACTGCGTTCGGTCAACTGTTCACCTAAGCAAAGCACTCTCTCCTGCCTTTGAGCTGAGGCAATGGGGATCTACAGAGTACTCCACGTGGACAGAGAGTCGGTGGAAAGAGATCCGTGCCCGAATATTTCTAGTAGCCAGCAAGGAGCTAGAG ATAATCACTTTGGTTGTGGGCATTGCCATTCTGATCTTCTCTCTCCTCGCCACGTACTTTATCAACGCCAAAGCAGATGTACTTTTTAGCATCCCACGGGACCCTGGGGCTGTGGCTTACTGA